One Caretta caretta isolate rCarCar2 chromosome 24, rCarCar1.hap1, whole genome shotgun sequence genomic region harbors:
- the LOC125625688 gene encoding putative G-protein coupled receptor 33 codes for MDQGNMTLPPTTGANSSQTPAAVSATHLAAAVLLFTTFLVGVVGNGLYLWVLGLKMRMMVTMLWFLHLVSCYLLFTLLIPFFIVSLLMGLHWVFSTVVCKILNTCISMDMFSSVFLLTLISLDHYTVTHHPIWCWHHRTMSWAGKLVVGVWLASFGLSAPYLAFRETQVVHGGRTTCINNYTLSRDWNGAEMQELGRWIHLAVFTVRVLLRFLLPFRTIVGCYVRVGLKMKEKKLAWSGKPFKVMVTTVVSFFLGWLPYHLHHGLKLYKKEVPALVTGAVLVIYTFTSCFNACFTPILYLFMGEKFWQVFRKSLLTLVKAAFVNDLASSAAESSERHGSEVENTKQVMA; via the exons ATGGACCAAGGCAACATGACTCTCCCACCAACCACTGGGGCAAATTCCAGCCAGACCCCAGCAGCTGTGAGCGCCACTCACCTGGCTGCGGCCGTGTTGCTCTTCACCACCTTCCTGGTGGGTGTGGTGGGGAACGGGCTGTACCTGTGGgtgctggggctgaagatgagGATGATGGTGACCATGCTCTGGTTCCTCCACCTTGTCTCCTGCTACCTCCTCTTCACCCTGCTGATCCCCTTCTTCATCGTCTCCCTCCTCATGGGTTTACACTGGGTCTTCAGCACGGTCGTGTGCAAGATCCTCAACACCTGCATCTCCATGGACATGTTCTCCTCAGTCTTCCTTCTCACCCTCATCAGCCTCGACCACTACACCGTCACTCACCATCCCATCTGGTGCTGGCATCACCGCACCATGTCCTGGGCTGGGAAGCTGGTTGTGGGTGTGTGGCTGGCATCCTTTGGTCTCAGCGCTCCCTACCTGGCTTTCCGGGAGACCCAGGTGGTGCATGGGGGCAGAACCACCTGCATCAATAATTACACCCTCTCCAGAGACTGGAACGGAGCCGAGATGCAGGAGCTGGGGAGATGGATCCACCTGGCTGTTTTTACAGTCCGGGTCCTGCTGCGCTTCCTACTGCCCTTCCGCACCATTGTGGGATGCTATGTCCGTGTAGGGCTGAAGATGAAGGAGAAGAAGCTGGCATGGTCTGGGAAGCCCTTCAAAGTCATGGTGACCACGGTGGTTTCCTTCTTTCTTGGCTGGCTGCCCTACCACCTCCACCATGGCTTGAAGCTCTAC aagaaGGAGGTGCCAGCGTTGGTGACGGGTGCCGTCTTGGTCATTTACACCTTTACATCATGTTTCAATGCCTGCTTCACCCCCATCCTCTATCTCTTCATGGGGGAGAAGTTCTGGCAGGTCTTCAGGAAGTCTCTTCTCACTCTCGTCAAAGCAGCTTTTGTCAACGATCTCGCCAGCAGTGCTGCCGAGTCTAGTGAAAGACATGGGTCAGAAGTCGAGAACACAAAACAGGTGATGGCCTGA